In a genomic window of Wyeomyia smithii strain HCP4-BCI-WySm-NY-G18 chromosome 1, ASM2978416v1, whole genome shotgun sequence:
- the LOC129720975 gene encoding alpha-tocopherol transfer protein-like, translating to MKYTKAISPPDDYVFSLSDELRKIAEEELGETDDRREHALRILREWAEKNPRIAKIRMDSVFLLKFLRAKKFCIPVAQENIERYILLRHAKDELLFKNLDCHQPSLSKLLNSGFMFALPRRDRNGRRVIFYRPGVFDLNEFTNADMLRVAGICVETLMADEENQIRGVVHAGVGTGIGLQYLTLFTIKEAVRLAKNGERLVPMRHREMHGCNINPALKIAVDWGLTLISEKLRNRICLYTDIKEIQMDKSLLPKEYGGVMPLAEMIRLWRAEVDAYPSTLLRDDEMSVHLHMYSEAARNGSIRSLKQSLNGCSADTVENSTYGLAGSFRKLEVD from the exons ATGAAGTACACCAAGGCCATCAGTCCGCCGGATGACTACGTGTTTTCCTTATCGGATGAGCTGCGCAAGATAGCAGAAGAAGAGCTGGGTGAAACGGACGATCGGCGAGAGCATGCCTTGCGAATTTTGCGCGAGTGGGCTGAGAAAAACCCTCGCATCGCAAAAATTCGAATGG ATTCCGTATTTTTGCTCAAGTTCTTACGGGCCAAAAAATTCTGCATTCCGGTCGCACAGGAGAACATCGAACGGTACATTTTGCTAAGACACGCGAAAGATGAACTGCTTTTCAAGAATCTGGACTGCCATCAACCAAGTTTGTCGAAACTACTCAATTCAGGATTCATGTTTGCATTACCCCGGCGTGACAGGAACGGACGAAGAGTAATCTTCTATCGTCCAGGCGTCTTCGATTTGAACGAGTTCACTAATGCCGACATGCTACGAGTGGCTGGAATTTGTGTGGAAACTCTAATGGCTGATGAAGAAAATCAGATACGTGGTGTGGTTCATGCTGGAGTTGGAACGGGAATCGGGTTGCAATATTTGACACTATTCACGATCAAAGAAGCGGTTAGGTTGGCCAAGAACGGAGAGCGGCTGGTTCCAATGCGACACCGGGAAATGCACGGTTGCAATATCAACCCTGCGTTGAAAATTGCCGTTGATTGGGGACTAACGTTGATATCGGAAAAACTCAGAAACCGCATTTGTCTTTACACTGACATTAAGGAAATTCAGATGGACAAAAGCCTGCTTCCAAAGGAGTACGGTGGGGTTATGCCACTGGCGGAAATGATTCGCCTTTGGCGAGCAGAAGTGGACGCGTACCCATCAACACTATTGAGAGATGACGAAATGTCCGTACATCTGCACATGTACTCGGAAGCGGCACGAAACGGTTCCATTAGATCTTTAAAGCAGAGTCTGAACGGGTGCTCAGCTGATACTGTGGAAAACAGCACCTATGGTTTGGCAGGCAGCTTCCGTAAGCTGGAGGTCGATTGA